In the Orenia marismortui DSM 5156 genome, one interval contains:
- a CDS encoding helix-turn-helix domain-containing protein, producing the protein MNTFRNRLEEERKKKGLTQRGLAVELNIPVSEIAFYELGDKKPNLDTLNKLADLFGVSTDYLLGRSDQRQNINQQIKDVLSKDPVLHEFWEEISRREDLQLLFKQTRDLEPDSIYRVIEIIKTIEDEERMKYGG; encoded by the coding sequence ATGAATACTTTTAGAAACAGACTTGAAGAAGAAAGAAAGAAAAAAGGATTAACTCAAAGAGGTTTAGCGGTAGAATTAAATATTCCAGTTTCAGAAATTGCTTTTTATGAGTTAGGGGATAAAAAACCAAATTTAGATACATTAAATAAACTAGCTGACCTATTTGGGGTCTCAACAGACTATCTACTTGGTAGAAGTGACCAGCGTCAAAATATAAATCAACAAATTAAAGATGTACTCTCAAAAGACCCAGTTTTACATGAATTTTGGGAAGAAATATCAAGGCGGGAAGATTTACAACTTTTATTTAAGCAGACTCGTGATCTTGAACCAGATTCAATCTATAGGGTTATTGAAATAATAAAGACTATAGAAGATGAGGAGAGAATGAAGTATGGAGGTTAA
- a CDS encoding GHMP family kinase ATP-binding protein: MEVTVKVPGTCGELVQGVIDGVNFHISCPIDVYSSVKIRLNRSLSEIRIDPKFVKTRLAIEKTLEHFNANLGLNVSIDSKLISAKGMASSTADIVAGIIATIIITDNRVDLELVRRIALGIEPTDASFLKGIVAFDHLQGKKLVYLGAIKAIPLLIFDVGGKVNTIDFNSRHDLSELKLAKQEDVKRAYELIKEGIRKNNLDLLARGAIISSLANQKILTKPYLNQLIKLCNQDRGILGVNIAHSGTLIGVLLRSDFGKKRVLAKIKDKFPRLNYLMETKIINGGYKVVREG; encoded by the coding sequence ATGGAAGTAACAGTTAAAGTTCCAGGAACTTGTGGAGAGTTAGTACAGGGGGTAATAGATGGAGTTAATTTTCATATCAGCTGTCCAATAGATGTTTATAGTTCAGTAAAGATTAGATTAAATAGGAGTTTATCAGAAATAAGAATAGATCCAAAATTTGTCAAGACAAGATTAGCTATTGAGAAAACTTTAGAGCATTTTAATGCGAATCTAGGTTTGAATGTCAGTATAGATTCTAAATTAATCTCTGCTAAGGGAATGGCTAGTAGCACAGCTGATATTGTTGCTGGAATTATAGCTACAATAATTATTACAGATAATAGGGTTGATCTAGAATTAGTAAGAAGAATAGCTTTAGGAATTGAACCGACAGATGCATCTTTTTTAAAGGGAATAGTAGCTTTTGATCATTTGCAGGGTAAAAAGCTAGTTTATCTAGGTGCTATTAAAGCTATACCATTATTAATTTTTGATGTTGGAGGCAAGGTGAATACTATAGATTTTAATTCTAGACATGATTTATCTGAATTAAAATTAGCTAAGCAAGAAGATGTGAAAAGAGCCTATGAGTTGATTAAAGAAGGAATTAGAAAGAATAATTTAGATTTATTAGCTAGAGGAGCAATTATAAGTAGTTTAGCAAATCAGAAAATTTTAACTAAGCCCTATTTAAATCAATTAATTAAGCTATGCAATCAAGATAGGGGTATTTTAGGAGTTAATATTGCCCATAGTGGAACCTTGATTGGAGTATTATTAAGATCTGATTTTGGTAAAAAAAGAGTATTAGCTAAAATAAAAGATAAATTTCCAAGATTAAATTATTTAATGGAGACGAAGATAATAAATGGGGGATATAAGGTAGTTAGAGAGGGATGA
- the cobC gene encoding alpha-ribazole phosphatase, producing MGTKLILIRHGETKWNKAGRFQGNKDIELNPAGRKQAEKLAKGLADEKIDAIYSSNLSRAYETAQILSQEHGLEVKSYSSLQEINFGVWEGLTFDEIMSEYEDEFRNWQSSSSNRPPQGESLEDVRERVVKKIKEIISNHREETIAIVAHGGVNKILLSTFLELPLDKSWRLMQSNTAVNILSFYEDDIILELLNSTAHLHD from the coding sequence ATGGGAACAAAATTAATTTTGATTAGACATGGAGAGACAAAGTGGAATAAAGCAGGTCGTTTTCAAGGAAATAAGGATATAGAATTAAATCCTGCAGGTCGTAAGCAGGCTGAAAAATTGGCCAAAGGATTAGCAGATGAGAAGATAGATGCAATTTATTCAAGTAATTTAAGTAGAGCCTATGAGACAGCTCAGATATTAAGTCAAGAGCATGGATTAGAAGTTAAATCATATTCAAGCTTACAGGAGATTAATTTTGGAGTTTGGGAAGGTCTTACTTTTGATGAGATTATGAGTGAATATGAAGATGAGTTTAGAAATTGGCAATCAAGTTCAAGTAATAGACCTCCTCAGGGAGAGAGTTTAGAAGATGTTAGAGAGAGAGTAGTTAAAAAGATAAAGGAGATTATTTCTAATCATAGAGAAGAGACTATAGCAATAGTTGCTCATGGTGGGGTCAATAAAATACTATTAAGTACTTTTTTGGAACTACCCCTTGATAAATCATGGCGTTTGATGCAATCTAATACAGCAGTTAATATTTTATCTTTTTATGAGGATGATATTATTTTGGAGTTATTAAATTCTACTGCCCATTTGCATGACTAA
- the cobD gene encoding threonine-phosphate decarboxylase CobD, producing the protein MHGGNIIKAAKEYGLKQEEIIDFSANINFLGLPSSAKKVIQDNLAGIENYPEPNSLELKYALADKLNLKERNLIISNGAVELIYLIAKVLKAKNALVLAPTFSEYRLSVESIGGRVEEFQLRREEDFELNIVELLPKIAEVDLFFLCNPNNPTAKFITRSEIIKILDYGIKNNSFIVIDEAFIDFLEEDLTVIDLVEEYNNLLVLRSLTKFFAIPGLRLGYGAANSKLISKLEQSKDPWNVNSLAQKVGRTVINDTKYILETKKMIKEEKDFLYHKLSEMADLKAYYPSANYILIDLSSAKYSASEIEDKLAKEGILIRNCNNYSNLGEDFIRVAVKSREDNIKLVAKLFDIL; encoded by the coding sequence ATGCATGGTGGTAATATTATAAAAGCGGCTAAAGAATATGGACTAAAGCAGGAAGAGATTATAGATTTTAGTGCAAATATTAACTTTCTTGGATTACCATCTTCAGCTAAGAAAGTAATTCAAGATAATTTAGCAGGAATTGAAAATTACCCTGAGCCTAATTCTTTAGAACTAAAGTATGCTTTAGCTGATAAATTAAATTTAAAAGAGAGAAATTTAATAATTTCTAATGGGGCAGTAGAGTTAATTTATTTAATTGCCAAGGTATTAAAAGCTAAAAATGCTCTGGTATTAGCGCCTACATTTTCAGAGTATAGGTTGTCGGTAGAAAGTATAGGTGGAAGGGTGGAAGAGTTCCAATTACGTAGAGAGGAAGATTTTGAATTAAATATAGTTGAATTATTACCGAAAATTGCTGAAGTTGATCTCTTTTTTTTATGTAATCCTAATAATCCCACTGCTAAATTCATCACTAGATCTGAGATAATTAAAATTTTAGATTATGGGATTAAGAATAATAGCTTTATAGTTATTGATGAAGCTTTTATTGATTTTTTGGAAGAAGATCTTACAGTAATTGATTTAGTTGAGGAGTATAATAATTTATTAGTTTTGCGTTCTCTAACTAAGTTTTTTGCTATTCCTGGTTTACGTTTGGGTTATGGAGCAGCAAACTCTAAATTGATTAGTAAATTAGAGCAGAGTAAAGATCCTTGGAATGTTAATTCGTTGGCACAAAAAGTAGGAAGAACTGTGATTAATGATACAAAATATATTTTAGAAACTAAAAAGATGATAAAAGAGGAAAAGGATTTTTTATATCATAAATTAAGTGAAATGGCTGATCTCAAAGCTTATTATCCTAGTGCTAATTATATTTTGATTGATCTTAGTTCTGCTAAGTACTCGGCTAGTGAAATAGAAGATAAATTAGCTAAGGAAGGAATCTTAATTCGAAATTGTAATAATTATAGTAATTTAGGTGAAGATTTTATTAGGGTAGCAGTTAAGAGTAGAGAAGATAATATTAAGCTTGTAGCAAAGCTATTTGATATACTATAA
- a CDS encoding LysM peptidoglycan-binding domain-containing protein translates to MPTSLEIAEKLLKNEKANRALYGQLIDSLDDPRYIRLAENLELLQNRQLNILNRLIAELEEDVPPPPQDRYYAQHVLQPGETLNVLAIKYNTTVSKIRQLNPNLGPNPQAGQVITLPIEIPKPPPGHIKYYVQRGDSLYLIADRYNTDVDTLVRLNNIADPDVIYPGRILIIPRTSRG, encoded by the coding sequence ATGCCTACTTCACTTGAAATTGCTGAAAAATTATTAAAAAATGAAAAAGCTAATCGAGCACTATACGGCCAGTTAATAGATTCTTTAGATGATCCAAGATATATTAGGCTAGCAGAAAATCTAGAGCTATTACAAAATAGGCAACTGAATATACTTAATAGATTAATTGCTGAATTAGAAGAAGATGTTCCACCACCACCACAAGATCGTTACTATGCCCAACATGTTTTACAACCTGGTGAAACACTTAATGTATTAGCTATTAAATACAATACAACTGTATCTAAAATAAGACAACTCAATCCAAATTTAGGGCCAAATCCTCAAGCTGGTCAGGTCATCACTTTACCAATTGAAATTCCAAAACCACCACCTGGACATATTAAATATTATGTACAACGTGGTGATAGCTTATACCTAATTGCTGATAGATATAATACAGATGTAGATACTTTAGTTAGGTTGAATAATATCGCTGACCCTGATGTAATATACCCTGGTAGAATTTTAATTATTCCTAGAACTTCAAGAGGATAA